The segment CTCGAGGTCGAATGGAAAAAATAGTGCCAGCTTCTCCGTGTCATCCTGTTGTCTAGGTCTTTAAAGGGGATGCAGGACTTTACATAGCCTCTGCGAGACTAGGAATATCCCTCATCATTCGCTTTGCGTCAAACGCTTTGTGCTTCGTGCTGATTCCATGGAGAACTTTTAAGAGTTTTCCGCATAGGACCACGATGGATTGCTTCTTGCGTAACGGATTATCCTTACGGTTTGTGTAGTAATCATGGAGCCTTTTAAAAGCTTCATTATGGCGAATCATCGGCATCATCACTCGGAATAGGAGGGAACGAAGCTTTCTTCTGCCCCTTTTGGAGATTCGCTTTTGTCCTTTGTGCTGGCCGGAGGAATTTTCCCGTAATGTCAATCCCGCGAGTTTGATTAGTTGGCGTGGATCTTCATAGTGAGAAAAGCTTCCGATTTCAGCTAGTAAATCGACAATCGTGGTATCTCCAAGTCCAGGAACCGTTGAGAGCCATTCGTATTCTACTGATGTTTGGATAAGTTCAACCAGGTGCTGCGTAATGCTTTCAATCTCTTGTTCTAACTGGTGGTAACGGCGAACGAGTGTGGCAATTTCCATACGGGCCATCTCCCGTCCTTCTGTTACCCCGATCGAGTCTGAAGCGAGTTCTATCAGTCGTATGGCTTTCGGCCTTTGGGGGGATTTGAGCCCCTCGACCTTACGGTAAAGTGCCAATACTTCATCCGGTTGTTTCTGATGAAGATCGGCCGGAAATGGTGTGCACTCCAGGACAGCCATTGCCATCTTTCCGAATGTCGGAAAGACCTGGGTGAACTCAGGAAAATAGCGATCCAGCCAGCGAATGACCATGTTTTTGACGGCACCCAGTTCCTCTGTCAACTTGCTTCTGAACGTTGAACCCACACGGAGTTCAGCCTCCACATCCTTTAGGATACGAGGATAACTGAAGCGTCCATCTTTAATCAGGCGAGCGATAACTAACGCATCTTTACGGTCATGTTTGGTTGGCAAGTTGTCATCCAATTCTTTTGACCGCTTAACGTGCATAGGATTGGTCATCACCAGGGGAATGCCTCGTTCCTCAAGGAAATAGGCTAGATTAAGCCAGTAATGGCCGGTAGGTTCAATCCCGACAATGACCTCCGTCTTTTCGTATTCTTTCATGGCAGCCAAAATACGCTCGTAAAAACGATCAAAACCGTCGCTAGACTGTAATACCGAAAAAGATTTTTGAAGCACACGCCCACGGTCATCGACAAAGCAGGCGAAGTGTTTCCGCTTTGCAATATCGATTCCGACTACAAGTGTATTTTCGGTGACTTGATTTATCTTCTGATTTTGTTTAAAATCCATGTTGGAGTCCTCCTTGGTTACCTAAGTTAGGGGTCAATTCGGTGCACGATTTGACACCCCGTATCATACCAAGAGGGCTCTTTTTTGTTCAAGTCCCCGAAAATCCTTCTAACAGGAATGCTCCTTTATAATAGTTGGACGTCGTACACTTTCCCAATATACGTGAACTGTGTAAACGCATTGTTGTTTTGCAGTAAAGCAATTGTAAAAATTCTTTAAAGTCTAACAACTTCAACTATATTATGCAGGACGTTCATTAAAGTGGACATACGACATATTAACCTAATTTGCTACACTGAATAGTCCAATAGTTTCAAAAATAATCAGAATAATAGGTTTTTTGTCACATTAAGGGATATATTAACAATATTGAGTTGTAATATCTGAAATAAAAAACCATCCCCTCAGCTAGCATGAGAGAAACGGTCACCTATATCTAGTGATTTTTGAATTCCAGCACTCCCCCATCAATCTCGAGAGAAATAGAAACGTTTGTAAATAAAAGAAGCACACCGATAAGTGTGCTTCTCAGTGTGTAGACAAAGTCATTTGAAGTTATAGTTTCCCCGTTGATCGCAGTGAAAGGAGCGTAGACTCCTGCGGGAGGAAAGGACATGGAAGACCCCGCAGGGCGTAGCCCGAGGAGGCTTCCGGACTGCCCGCGGAAAGCGAAGCTCCTGTAACGGAGATCAACTGTTATAGGTAATAACCAAACTAATCTATAGTTTGTCAACAGTCTGAGAAGCACACCGATAAGTGTGCTTCTTAGAGGAATTCTTTAATATCATAGACTCTTCCGTTTTCTACATTACTTGAAAATAGTAAATCAATCATTTTTTTGGCTACAAACTCCGGACTTCTTAATTGCCCCTCTTCATGGTAGGATTTGAACATTTCTACATTATTGAAATTCTCTTTGTCAGAGCTACGGATGACTCCTTGCATAGCTGTATCCATGATCCCTGGTGAAAAAGAGAGAATGGTTGTCGGATGTGTAGCTTGGCTTTGCTCGAGTCCTACCGTTTTCGTGAACATATCTAGCCCGGCCTTTGTCGTGCAATAGGTGTTCCAACCATGGATTGGATGATTTGCTGCACCGGAACTGATATTGACAATTACCTTTTTGCAGGTCCATTCCTCCGTCAGCCGGATGAATTCATTTGTCATGAGCATCGGTGTAAGGAGGTTGAGATGAACAGCTTTGATCATCGCGGACTCCTCCGCTTTCCCAGCAGGCTTTATCGGGTCGACCATTCCTGCATTGTTAATCAAGTATATTCCCTCCACCTGATCATCTTCTTCGATGGTTGCTAAAAGATATTGTACAATCCCAGTCACCCGTTCATGCTTGCTCAAATCTTCTTGTAATAAAGTGATTTTTGCACCATTCTGTTTTGCTGCCAGTTCTAGATCCTTATTTTCATTTCTAGCAATGCATATTACATGATGGTTTTCTTTTAATAGTAGTTTTACTGTAGCTTCTCCAAGTCCTTTAGAAGAGCCTGTGACGATAAAATAGTTCATTATATCACTCCCAATCTATCTTTTTTTAAACCTAATCAGGGAAGAAGCAATCTGCCAGCCGTCCGAGCGTTTTTCTCCTAGTTTAAAGGGAATAAGATTGATAATGCCAATCCAGAGGCTGAAATAGACAAACAAAGCTGAAAAAGAAAACTGGAATGGAGTCCAAAAAGGTAGAATCAAAAGGATGGATAGTAAGTTAAAAAGAGGCCCACCAAAGGAAATCAAAGCAATTTCTTTCTTTGACATCTTTCCTGCATGTGCATTGCTGGAGTACCCTCCCAAAAATGGGATGATGTTGAGCTGAATGCGTGTCCCCTTAAAATAGAAATCCAAGATCTTCGGGCCTACCCCAATCCCAATCTCCGTGTTTTTCACCTTATATAGTTTTGCCATACTCACATGACCTGCCTCATGAATCAGATGGACAAGCGGTACAATCAAGTAAAAAAACATCAATGTATCAAGCATACCAAGGCAACCTTCTTTTTAGTCGTTGGTTTCATTATACATGAGTAGTATTTGTATGGGGAAATTTCGGCAGGTACATTTGGTCCGCAACCATAGAAATTTTTTTATAAAAAAAGAACTAACTTCATTTTTTAAGAGTTAGTTCTTACTTTTTTATAAAATATCCAACCAAATCTTGATGGTCGTTGCTAAAATCAATAAAGCTAAAATCCACTGTAATACTTTTGTATTCATCTTCTGCCCAAGCTTTGCGCCGATTGGAGCCGCTATGATACTTGCGATGACCATG is part of the Sutcliffiella sp. FSL R7-0096 genome and harbors:
- a CDS encoding IS110 family transposase, with the protein product MDFKQNQKINQVTENTLVVGIDIAKRKHFACFVDDRGRVLQKSFSVLQSSDGFDRFYERILAAMKEYEKTEVIVGIEPTGHYWLNLAYFLEERGIPLVMTNPMHVKRSKELDDNLPTKHDRKDALVIARLIKDGRFSYPRILKDVEAELRVGSTFRSKLTEELGAVKNMVIRWLDRYFPEFTQVFPTFGKMAMAVLECTPFPADLHQKQPDEVLALYRKVEGLKSPQRPKAIRLIELASDSIGVTEGREMARMEIATLVRRYHQLEQEIESITQHLVELIQTSVEYEWLSTVPGLGDTTIVDLLAEIGSFSHYEDPRQLIKLAGLTLRENSSGQHKGQKRISKRGRRKLRSLLFRVMMPMIRHNEAFKRLHDYYTNRKDNPLRKKQSIVVLCGKLLKVLHGISTKHKAFDAKRMMRDIPSLAEAM
- a CDS encoding (S)-benzoin forming benzil reductase: MNYFIVTGSSKGLGEATVKLLLKENHHVICIARNENKDLELAAKQNGAKITLLQEDLSKHERVTGIVQYLLATIEEDDQVEGIYLINNAGMVDPIKPAGKAEESAMIKAVHLNLLTPMLMTNEFIRLTEEWTCKKVIVNISSGAANHPIHGWNTYCTTKAGLDMFTKTVGLEQSQATHPTTILSFSPGIMDTAMQGVIRSSDKENFNNVEMFKSYHEEGQLRSPEFVAKKMIDLLFSSNVENGRVYDIKEFL
- a CDS encoding site-2 protease family protein; amino-acid sequence: MLDTLMFFYLIVPLVHLIHEAGHVSMAKLYKVKNTEIGIGVGPKILDFYFKGTRIQLNIIPFLGGYSSNAHAGKMSKKEIALISFGGPLFNLLSILLILPFWTPFQFSFSALFVYFSLWIGIINLIPFKLGEKRSDGWQIASSLIRFKKR